Proteins from one Oncorhynchus tshawytscha isolate Ot180627B linkage group LG16, Otsh_v2.0, whole genome shotgun sequence genomic window:
- the LOC112216374 gene encoding translocon-associated protein subunit delta, whose translation MMTRIAAFLALVCLCTGESCSDPVITPSAYTTSDAVISSESVFIVELSLACANGAQSVALYADVNGRQFPVTRGQDVGKYQVSWSMPHKQASSGTYQVKFFDEESYSSLRKAQRNNEDVESIQPLFSVNVDHRGAWNGPWVPTEVMAALIGILVYYLAFSAKSTIQA comes from the exons ATGATGACCAGAATAGCAGCGTTTCTTGCTCTTGTATGCCTGTGCACGG GTGAGAGCTGTTCAGACCCTGTGATTACACCCTCTGCCTACACCACTTCTGATGCCGTCATCTCCTCTGAGTCCGTATTCATCGTGGAGCTCAGCCTGGCCTGTGCCAATGGAGCCCAG AGTGTGGCTCTGTATGCTGATGTCAATGGAAGACAGTTCCCTGTGACTAGAGGCCAGGATGTTGGCAAGTACCAG GTGTCCTGGAGCATGCCCCACAAACAGGCCAGCTCTGGTACATACCAGGTCAAGTTCTTTGATGAGGAGTCCTACAGCTCTCTACGCAAG GCCCAGAGGAACAACGAGGATGTAGAATCCATCCAGCCCCTTTTCTCTGTCAATGTAGATCACAGG GGAGCGTGGAACGGCCCGTGGGTGCCTACTGAGGTTATGGCTGCTCTCATTGGCATCCTGGTGTATTACCTGGCTTTTAGCGCTAAGAGCACCATCCAGGCATAA